TACATTGGTCGCTCCGTCACTAAAGGTGACCGTGATTTGCGCATTGCCGGTTTGTCTGATCAGGGTAACCGCACCGGTTGCCGGGGTTGTGCCGGTCGGCGTCAACGTCAAGGGTGTAGTTGCCGTCGTGCTGGAGTAATTGGCGGCGCTGCAGGTGATACTATGCGCTATGTTTGCCGTCAGACCGGTCAGGGTGTACACGCCCGGGCTTGTACTGGTCGGCGCTGTCGTCATGGCGACATTGGCATAGGGCGTCGTTGAACCGTCTACATAGAAGCTCGGCGTTACATTGGTCGCTCCGTCGCTAAAGGTGACTGTGATTTGCGCATTGCCGGTTTGTCGGGTCAGGGTAACCGCACCGGTTGCCGGGGTTGTGCCGGTCGGCGTCAACGTTAAAGGGGTGGTTGCCGTCGTACTGGAGTAATTCGCGGCGCTGCACGTGATACTATGCGCTGCGTTTGCCGTCAGACCGGTCAGGGTGTACACGCCCGGGCTTGTACTGGTCGGCGTTGTCGATACGGTGACATTGGCGTATGGCATCGTCGAACCATCTACATAGAAGCTCGGCGTTACATTAGTCGCCCCATCACTAAAGGTGACCGTGATTTGTGCATTGCCTGTTTGCCTGGTCAAGGTAACCGCACCCGTAGCTGGTGTTGTACTGGTCGGCGTCAACGTCAAGGGGGTAGTTGCCGTCGTACTGGAGTAATTCGCGGCGCTGCACGTGATACTATGCGCTGCGTTTGCCGTCAGACCGGTCAGGGTGTACACGCCCGGGCTTGTACTGGTCGGCGTTGTCGATACGGTGACATTGGCATAGGGCGTCGTCGAGCCGTCTACATAGAAGCTCGGCGTTACATTGGTCGCTCCGTCGCTAAAGGTAACCGTGATTTGCGCATTGCCGGTTTGTCGGGTCAGGGTAACCGCACCGGTTGCCGGGGTTGTGCCGGTCGGCGTCAACGTTAAGGGGGTGGTTGCCGTCGTACTGGAGTAATTCGCGGCGCTGCACGTGATACTATGCGCTGCATTTGCCGTCAGACCGGTCAGGGTGTACACGCCCGGGTTCGTGTTGGTCGGCGTTGTCGATACGGTGACATTGGCGTAGGGCGTCGTCGAGCCGTCTACATAGAAGCTCGGCGTTACATTGGTCGCTCCGTCGCTAAAGGTGACTGTGATTTGCGCATTGCCGGTTTGTCGGGTCAGGGTAACTGTACCCGTAGCCGGGGTTGTACTGGTCGGCGTCACCGTCAAGGGAGTAGTTGCCGTCGTACTGGAGTAATTGGCGGCGCTGCAGGTGATACTATGCGCTATGTTTGCCGTCAGACCGGTCAGGGTGTACACGCCCGGGCTTGTACTGGTCGGCGTTGTCGTCATGGAGACATTGGCATAGGGCGTCGTTGAACCGTCTACATAGAAGCTCGGCGTTACATTGGTCGCTCCGTCGCTAAAGGTGACTGTGATTTGCGCATTGCCGGTTTGTCGGGTCAATGTCACTATAGCGCTGGCTGTTTGACCTTCTATTACATTCACATTGGGCAACTCATAACTTGTATATCCCGTTTTCGCAGCCGATATCGTATAACTCCCGGCTGCTATACCGCCAATAACAGCTACCCCATTGCTGTCGGTTGTGCAGGTTGCCACTGCGGTCGTACCGGAAAGTACATGAACGGTAGCGCCACTGATTGCCGTGCCGCTGCTATCTTTGACAACAGCCTGAATATTGCCGCCGCTTGTCGGTAGTATCACTGTGATATTGTTGGAGCCGCTTGTAGCTATCTCAACTCCTTGGCTCATAATCGTGTGCCCGTTGTGACTGACAGTAAATACATAGGTTCCCGACGGTAAATTCGTAAACTCGGCTGTCCCATTAGCATCCGCATTCACTGTAACATTGAAGAGTGCTGTAGCGGCATAAGCAGTTTGAACTCCCAATACCCGATCGAACCAGCTTTTTTCCGCCTGCGCCACGGTAGTACCGCTCAAGGTCGCCGTGACACTGGCTCCACTGACAGGCTGTGACTGTCCGTCGAGGACTGTGATTCTGGTGCTGCCGCCCCGCACGGCCAGATTCACTGCCGCTGCCGTGGTTTGATCTTTGACGACGGTAACGTTCGTTGTGGCGCTGATGGTGCTATAGATTACCTGGACGGTGTAGTTTCCGACTGTCAGACCGTTAATAAGGGCTTTACCACTGATATCAGTTGCAACTGCAGGGCCTGCCGCCACCCCGTTTTGATAGGCCTGCACGGTTGCGCCAACTATGGGCGTGGAATTAAGACTGTTGTTCACCGTAACTTGAATACTTCCCGTATAGGCGACAAAACGGGTATAGGTTTCGGTTTTGATGTCGTTATCCCGTTCTACCGGCTGCAGCAGCTTGTAGCTAAGGTCGCTATTGTCGCCGGTCTTTTTATCATCCTTGACGGATGGCGAAAGTATATCGGCCAGTTGGTATTTGAAGGTTGCGTAAGGCTCGTGGCTCAAATTGGAATAACGATAACCCAGTTCGAGCCGGAACCGGGGTGATATTTGCATGGTTGTACG
This window of the Methylomusa anaerophila genome carries:
- a CDS encoding carboxypeptidase regulatory-like domain-containing protein, with protein sequence MLQGRKARKILANLLIGLMLLTNPVVIPAVQAVNAAEQTAAKERQTATAQGSPTQSVTDTVYTVDKSANRQPAVQLATGFADGDGQLSNQPTTKDKAFRFGNSLLSYYLNQGKNHGPRWLKTTSLNFFVSEDFKPVYSFETIQPFGEVDGRASLWFWQGRYAHGGDASTANIGLGWRKLSADKHSMVGYNLFYDYGFQYNLARVGLGGEYFNKQAEYRFNVYHPVSGDRQTNVSYRDTGTLYSYIRAVDGLDLEMGTSLPHAQWMKWYLKGYFYDNKHNDDELGYQLRTTMQISPRFRLELGYRYSNLSHEPYATFKYQLADILSPSVKDDKKTGDNSDLSYKLLQPVERDNDIKTETYTRFVAYTGSIQVTVNNSLNSTPIVGATVQAYQNGVAAGPAVATDISGKALINGLTVGNYTVQVIYSTISATTNVTVVKDQTTAAAVNLAVRGGSTRITVLDGQSQPVSGASVTATLSGTTVAQAEKSWFDRVLGVQTAYAATALFNVTVNADANGTAEFTNLPSGTYVFTVSHNGHTIMSQGVEIATSGSNNITVILPTSGGNIQAVVKDSSGTAISGATVHVLSGTTAVATCTTDSNGVAVIGGIAAGSYTISAAKTGYTSYELPNVNVIEGQTASAIVTLTRQTGNAQITVTFSDGATNVTPSFYVDGSTTPYANVSMTTTPTSTSPGVYTLTGLTANIAHSITCSAANYSSTTATTPLTVTPTSTTPATGTVTLTRQTGNAQITVTFSDGATNVTPSFYVDGSTTPYANVTVSTTPTNTNPGVYTLTGLTANAAHSITCSAANYSSTTATTPLTLTPTGTTPATGAVTLTRQTGNAQITVTFSDGATNVTPSFYVDGSTTPYANVTVSTTPTSTSPGVYTLTGLTANAAHSITCSAANYSSTTATTPLTLTPTSTTPATGAVTLTRQTGNAQITVTFSDGATNVTPSFYVDGSTMPYANVTVSTTPTSTSPGVYTLTGLTANAAHSITCSAANYSSTTATTPLTLTPTGTTPATGAVTLTRQTGNAQITVTFSDGATNVTPSFYVDGSTTPYANVAMTTAPTSTSPGVYTLTGLTANIAHSITCSAANYSSTTATTPLTLTPTGTTPATGAVTLIRQTGNAQITVTFSDGATNVTPSFYVDGSTTPYANVTVSTTPTSTSPGVYTLTGLAANVAHSITCSAANYDSSAALSVTPSGTETVNAGSVTLTRQTGGVKITAVSQADGATLPALQMKLANTTNSSLTVTKTTDASGTATFDDLFSGQYEVTLYDTQGTAVNSSTLAVVSGNVQTNVGCSFPIVKIKTITIHNSGPGTTFAVTIANVQAATSMAVGNFTTDSIACTANIYVYYSSMPQYTVLIGDGRTYASPVPAETTRASGENPSGTFEISSNASEHILNIKMYW